The following is a genomic window from Pseudomonas purpurea.
GTCAGCAGTTGAGCACATTGACTCAGGTGCCGTTCACGCCGGGCAAGGACCTGTTCGCATTGATCGGTTCCCAGGACACCGCCGTGGCGGTCTCCGGTCAGCTCAAAGCCTGCGCAGTGTCGCTGATGAAAATCGCCAACGACCTGCGCTGGATGAACTCGGGCCCCCTGGCCGGTCTTGGCGAGATCGAGCTTGAAGGTTTACAGCCTGGCTCCTCGATCATGCCGGGCAAGGTCAACCCGGTTATCCCGGAAGCCACGGCAATGGTGGCCGCGCAGGTGATCGGCAATGACACGGTGATCACCGTGGCCGGTCAGTCGGGCAATTTCGAGCTCAACGTGATGCTGCCGATCATCGCCCAGAACCTGCTGAGCAGCATCGAATTGCTGGCCAATTCAAGCCGTCTGTTGGGTGACAAAGCCATCGCGACCTTCAAGGTCAACGAGGCCAAGCTCAAGGAAGCGCTGTCGCGCAACCCGATTCTGGTCACGGCGCTCAACCCGATCATTGGTTACCAGAAAGCCGCTGAAATCGCCAAAAAGGCGTATCAGCAGGGGCGTCCGGTGATCGATGTCGCCCTGGAACACACCGACCTGTCGCGCAGCCAGCTGGAAGAGTTGCTCAACCCAGAGAAACTCACGGCCGGCGGCGTGTAATCACCGATACCGCTTTGGAGGCTCACCATGGAGCACTGGAAACGTACGATCGAAAGGGCCAATCGCTGCTTCATGCAAGGCGAACTGGTCGATGCTCGCGAGCATTACTTGCAGGCATTGGCCCTGGCTCAGGTGTTGTTCGAGCGCTGGTCGGATGCCGACGAAGCGGTAGCGGCTTGTGTGATTTCTCACCACAACCTCGCGGATTTGCACTTGCGCCTGAACCAGCCAGAGGAGAGCGCCGAGTATTTGTGCGCCATCCATCAGCGGCTGTTGCAGACCATGCAGAACACGCGTCTGGCGCCGGTCTTGCGCGAAGCTGCACTGCGCCAGAGCAGCAAGACCTACGTCGAATTACTGAATTTCATCGGTGAGCACGGCGAGTATCCCCGGACTCACCGTTTGCTCGACAACACCGTTGTGCCGTCGGCCTCGCCCCTGAACCCTGACGTTGCGATGGCCCCCCGTTCTCTACATGGAGCACATTGAGATGGCTTACACCTTGCCTGCCTTGCCATACGCCTACGATGCCCTGGAACCGCATATCGATGCGCAAACCATGGAAATCCATTACACCAAGCACCACCAGACTTATATCAATAACCTCAATGCGGCGGTTGAAGGCACCGAGTGGGCCGAATGGCCGGTTGAAAAACTGGTGGCCAGTATTCAGCAATTGCCGGAAAAGCTTCGTGCGGCGGTCATCAACCAGGGCGGCGGGCATGCCAATCACTCGTTGTTCTGGGCTGTCATGGCCCCCAAGGGCGGCGGCCATCCACAAGGTGCGCTGGCCAAGGCCATTGATGAACAGTTGGGTGGTTTCGACACCTTCAAGGACGCCTTCACCAAAGCGGCGCTGACCCGTTTCGGCAGCGGCTGGGCCTGGTTGAGTGTGACGCCGCAAAAGACGCTGGTCGTGGAAAGCAGCGGTAACCAGGACAGCCCGCTGATGAATGGCAACACGCCGATTCTCGGTCTTGACGTCTGGGAACACGCCTATTACCTGCGTTATCAGAACCGTCGCCCGGAATACATCAACGCGTTCTACAACGTGATCCATTGGCCGGAAGTTGCTCAGCGCTATCAGGCAGCGCTGGTTTAAGTCCCCACAAAACAAGATCTAAGGCCAACTATGGGCACTGAAACACTGACAATCAGCAGTGGGCGAATGTTTCGTTACGCGTTGGGTTCGCTGTTGCTGTTGGCGGGCACCACTTTGTTCGTGGCCCAAGGGCTGGCCTGGCTGGACCTTGAACCAAGGATGATGCGTGCGCTGCAAGGCGGGGCGATTTGTGCGTTGGGCACGGCCCTGGGCGCTGTGCCAGTGCTGGTCATCCGGCGCATGCCGTTGGCGCTCAGCGATACGTTGCTCGGTTTCGGTGCCGGGGTGATGCTGGCGGCGACCGCGTTTTCGCTGATCGTTCCGGGCATTGCCGCGGCCGAGAGTCTTGGGCTGTCTGCCTGGGTGTCCAGTGGGCTGATCTGTTTCGGGATACTGCTCGGGGCGTTCGGTCTGTTTCTCGTGGACCGTAAAGTCTCGGGAGCCACGCCCCCCATGCTGGCTGGCAGCCCTGATCGCCGGGTGATCCCGGCGCGCATCTGGCTGTTCGTCTTCGCGATCATTGCTCACAACATTCCGGAAGGTATGGCGGTGGGTGTTTCAGCGGGCGGCGGTATGCCGGACGCCGACAGCCTGGCCATGGGCATTGCCTTGCAGGATGTGCCGGAAGGCTTGGTGATTGCGTTGGTGTTGGCCGGGGCGGGGATGTCGCGGGTCAAGGCGTTCCTGATCGGTGCCGCCTCAGGCCTGGTGGAACCGGTGTTCGCGTTGCTGTGCGCGTGGCTGGTGAGCCTGGCCGAGATGCTCTTGCCGCTGGGGTTGGCCTTGGCGGCCGGGGCGATGCTGTTGGTGGTGACTCACGAAGTCATTCCCGAGTCGCGGCGCAACGGTCACGACAAACTCGCCAGCCTCGGGCTGATGGCCGGGTTTTGCCTGATGATGGTGATGGACACGGCGTTGGGCTGATGACCTGCTTTTGTGGCGAGGGAGCTTGCTCCCGCTCGGCTGCGTAGCAGTCGTGAGATCAGCGTATACGGTGTATTTGATACATCGCGGTGGCAGGGCTGCTTCGCGGCCCAGCGGGAGCAAGCTCCCTCGCCACAGAGGTCCGCCTTGCCAAAAGATAGCGGGGGTTACTCGCCTTCGTCGAAGAAGTTATTGATCAATGCCACCAGCGCATCCAGCGCTTCCTGTTCTTGCTCACCTTCGGTGCTCAAGTGGATTCGGGTGCCTTTACCGGCGGCCAGCATCATCATTGCCATGATGCTTTTGCCATCGACCATGGATTCCGGCGTGCGTCCGGCTCTGATCTGGCAGGGAAACTGACCTGCGACGCCGACGAATTTTGCCGATGCGCGGGCATGCAGGCCCAGTTTGTTGATGATTTCAATTTCCAGAGCGGGCATCGCGGTGTGAATCCTTTAGCTAAGGTCGCGGTGGCGGACCTGGACGTTCTTCAGGGTTTTTTGCAGGGCCTGGCCCAGACGTTCGGTCAGGTAGACGGATCGGTGATGCCCGCCGGTGCAGCCAACGGCGATGGTGACGTAAGCACGGTTGCTGGCGGCGAACCGTGGCAGCCATTTAAGCAGGTAGCTGGAGATGTCCTGGAACATTTCCTCGACATCCGGTTGGGCGGCCAGGTATTCGGCCACGGGAAGGTCCAGCCCCGACTGGTCGCGCAGCTCGGGTTTCCAATACGGGTTGGGCAGGCAGCGTACGTCGAACACCAGGTCGGCATCGACCGGCATTCCGCGCTTGAA
Proteins encoded in this region:
- a CDS encoding superoxide dismutase, with translation MAYTLPALPYAYDALEPHIDAQTMEIHYTKHHQTYINNLNAAVEGTEWAEWPVEKLVASIQQLPEKLRAAVINQGGGHANHSLFWAVMAPKGGGHPQGALAKAIDEQLGGFDTFKDAFTKAALTRFGSGWAWLSVTPQKTLVVESSGNQDSPLMNGNTPILGLDVWEHAYYLRYQNRRPEYINAFYNVIHWPEVAQRYQAALV
- a CDS encoding ZIP family metal transporter; amino-acid sequence: MGTETLTISSGRMFRYALGSLLLLAGTTLFVAQGLAWLDLEPRMMRALQGGAICALGTALGAVPVLVIRRMPLALSDTLLGFGAGVMLAATAFSLIVPGIAAAESLGLSAWVSSGLICFGILLGAFGLFLVDRKVSGATPPMLAGSPDRRVIPARIWLFVFAIIAHNIPEGMAVGVSAGGGMPDADSLAMGIALQDVPEGLVIALVLAGAGMSRVKAFLIGAASGLVEPVFALLCAWLVSLAEMLLPLGLALAAGAMLLVVTHEVIPESRRNGHDKLASLGLMAGFCLMMVMDTALG
- a CDS encoding HPr family phosphocarrier protein, which encodes MPALEIEIINKLGLHARASAKFVGVAGQFPCQIRAGRTPESMVDGKSIMAMMMLAAGKGTRIHLSTEGEQEQEALDALVALINNFFDEGE